A stretch of Sandaracinaceae bacterium DNA encodes these proteins:
- a CDS encoding serine/threonine-protein kinase: MRSDGNTLQSEESARRSGESSIGRYGVVGRLAMGGMAEILLGRLLGPSGFERVVVIKRVLPHLAQQPSFTSMFLDEARIAAAIRHPNVVQVHELGQDGGELFLVMEYLEGESLHGLMRRLTLFGERLPPALVAHIGAEACAGLHAAHELPDAEGNPSGLVHRDISPQNVFIGYDGSVKILDFGIAKAADRITQTEAGTLKGKFSYMSPEQCLGDPLDRRSDLFALGIVLYEAVTGRRLFHREAQLKTLDAVVRAPFPTPSELDVELPAALEAAILRALERDRDARFETAADMRRALAEARLDGPAVPDEALAELMQRLFADRIEEKSEMLRRVRAGSDITSVPEAEIDVEIELPTVGALPAPSRSEPAPERAPSPLRRLGWIVAVILVAGLTTIVALSVQPDEPGPMAQAPALPTSAGAAAPPSPAPVAAPAEPETVSLHVDSDPSGAQVQIDGEDAGETPLDVQLAREADPVVVHVSRGALEAEERIVPDRDQHVRVILVEPAPRPRARRRRTRRAPTPTAPPAPADDGFARFD, encoded by the coding sequence GTGCGGTCGGACGGGAACACTCTGCAGTCGGAAGAGAGCGCTCGGCGGTCGGGCGAGAGCAGCATCGGTCGCTACGGCGTGGTCGGCCGGCTCGCGATGGGAGGCATGGCGGAGATCCTGCTCGGCCGGCTCCTCGGACCCAGCGGTTTCGAGCGCGTGGTGGTCATCAAGCGGGTCCTCCCGCACCTCGCGCAGCAGCCGAGCTTCACGTCGATGTTCCTCGACGAGGCGCGCATCGCCGCGGCCATCCGCCACCCCAACGTCGTGCAGGTGCACGAGCTTGGACAGGACGGCGGCGAGCTGTTCCTCGTCATGGAGTACCTCGAGGGGGAGAGCCTGCACGGGCTGATGCGGCGCCTGACCCTCTTCGGCGAGCGGCTGCCACCCGCGCTCGTCGCCCACATCGGCGCCGAGGCGTGCGCCGGCCTCCACGCCGCCCACGAGCTGCCCGACGCCGAAGGAAACCCGAGCGGGCTGGTCCACCGCGACATCTCTCCGCAGAACGTCTTCATCGGCTACGACGGCTCGGTGAAGATCCTCGACTTCGGCATCGCGAAGGCCGCCGATCGGATCACGCAGACCGAGGCCGGGACCCTCAAGGGCAAGTTCTCCTACATGTCGCCGGAGCAGTGCCTCGGCGACCCGCTCGACCGTCGCAGCGATCTCTTCGCGCTGGGCATCGTGCTCTACGAGGCCGTGACGGGGCGACGCCTGTTCCATCGCGAGGCCCAGCTCAAGACCCTCGACGCCGTCGTCCGAGCGCCGTTCCCGACCCCGTCCGAGCTCGACGTCGAGCTGCCCGCCGCGCTCGAGGCGGCCATCCTTCGGGCGCTGGAGCGCGATCGGGACGCTCGCTTCGAGACCGCGGCCGACATGCGCCGCGCGCTCGCCGAGGCGCGGCTCGATGGGCCCGCCGTCCCGGACGAGGCGCTGGCGGAGCTGATGCAGCGCCTCTTCGCCGATCGCATCGAGGAGAAGAGCGAGATGCTGCGCCGGGTCCGCGCCGGCTCCGACATCACCTCCGTGCCCGAGGCCGAGATCGACGTGGAGATCGAGCTGCCCACGGTGGGCGCGCTCCCGGCCCCGTCGAGATCGGAGCCGGCGCCGGAGCGAGCGCCGTCCCCGCTGCGGCGCCTCGGGTGGATCGTGGCGGTGATCCTCGTGGCCGGGCTCACGACGATCGTCGCGCTCTCCGTGCAGCCCGACGAGCCCGGGCCGATGGCCCAGGCGCCCGCGCTCCCGACGTCGGCTGGCGCCGCGGCCCCACCGAGCCCCGCGCCGGTCGCCGCCCCCGCCGAACCCGAGACCGTGTCGCTCCACGTCGACAGCGACCCCAGCGGCGCGCAGGTGCAGATCGACGGCGAGGACGCGGGCGAGACCCCGCTGGACGTGCAGCTGGCGCGCGAGGCGGATCCGGTGGTCGTGCACGTCTCACGAGGCGCGCTCGAGGCGGAGGAGCGCATCGTGCCGGACCGCGACCAGCACGTCCGGGTGATCCTGGTCGAGCCGGCGCCGAGGCCGAGAGCCCGTCGGCGGCGGACGCGGAGAGCGCCCACGCCGACCGCGCCGCCGGCTCCTGCCGACGACGGATTCGCCCGCTTCGACTGA
- a CDS encoding KamA family radical SAM protein, whose product MSLPVLQEREAADWRWQARHAVTDLDGLERALTLSAAEREGARRAIEGGFPISITPYYLSLCDRVDPSCPIRRQCVPRVEESVEVAGDLRDPLGEEDHEVAPHLVQRYPDRALLLVSDRCSVYCRFCTRSRMVGQGGGARSMDALAEAFDHLEAHPEIREVIVSGGDPLVATTRRIEAILTRLAQIDSLDTVRVATRVPVTLPMRIDDALCRALRAFPATWLMTHFNHPKELTEASSEALARLVDHGVPVMNQTVLLRGINDDAETLEALFRGLVRRRTRPYYLLQADPVRGTGHLRTPIATGEAIMARLQGRLSGIALPKLIVDTPGGHGKVPHGPDYVVSRGPGVTRFRTFRGREVDYLDPPG is encoded by the coding sequence ATGTCCCTCCCCGTCCTGCAGGAGCGCGAGGCGGCCGACTGGCGCTGGCAGGCCCGCCACGCGGTGACCGACCTCGACGGGCTCGAGCGCGCGTTGACACTGAGCGCGGCCGAGCGCGAGGGCGCGCGGCGCGCGATCGAGGGCGGCTTCCCGATCTCGATCACGCCCTACTACCTGTCGCTGTGCGATCGGGTGGATCCGAGCTGCCCCATCCGCCGCCAGTGCGTCCCGAGGGTCGAGGAGAGCGTCGAGGTCGCCGGGGACCTGCGAGATCCGCTCGGGGAGGAGGACCACGAGGTCGCGCCCCACCTCGTCCAGCGCTACCCGGACCGCGCCCTGCTCCTGGTGAGCGATCGCTGCAGCGTCTACTGCCGCTTCTGCACCCGGAGCCGGATGGTGGGGCAAGGCGGCGGGGCGCGCTCGATGGACGCGCTCGCGGAGGCCTTCGACCACCTCGAGGCGCACCCCGAGATCCGGGAGGTGATCGTGAGCGGCGGCGATCCGCTCGTGGCCACGACGCGGCGCATCGAGGCGATCCTGACGCGGCTCGCGCAGATCGACTCCCTCGACACCGTCCGCGTCGCCACCCGCGTGCCCGTCACCTTGCCGATGCGCATCGACGACGCGCTCTGTCGCGCGCTCCGGGCCTTCCCCGCCACCTGGCTGATGACCCACTTCAACCACCCGAAGGAGCTGACCGAGGCCTCGAGCGAGGCGCTCGCGCGGCTGGTCGACCACGGGGTCCCGGTCATGAACCAGACGGTGCTCCTCCGCGGCATCAACGACGACGCCGAGACCCTCGAGGCGCTCTTCCGCGGGCTCGTGAGGCGTCGGACGCGACCTTACTATCTGCTGCAGGCCGACCCCGTGCGCGGCACCGGCCACCTCCGCACCCCGATCGCCACGGGCGAGGCGATCATGGCGCGGCTGCAAGGACGGCTCAGCGGGATCGCGCTGCCCAAGCTCATCGTCGACACGCCCGGGGGCCACGGCAAAGTGCCCCACGGACCGGACTACGTCGTCTCCCGCGGCCCCGGCGTGACCCGCTTCCGGACCTTCCGTGGGCGCGAGGTCGACTACCTCGATCCACCGGGCTGA
- a CDS encoding succinate dehydrogenase cytochrome b subunit has translation MKAVIAVTGLILFGFVIGHLAGNTLLFAGYEAFNGYAASLKGNPALLWGVRSVLLVSVVAHIALTMKLAGRNSSARPTAYKKARQDQITTYAARTMVISGPLLFAYILFHLAHFTVPGLDLGGEHDVVNVYGNVVRGFRVPWVAGIYIFANILLGLHLFHGAWSALQSLGANHPKYNPLRKRLAIGFALVVAGGNIFIPVAVMTRVVGDDEQLAASDMHPLGAPEPQDPPLPAAD, from the coding sequence ATGAAGGCGGTCATCGCCGTGACCGGCCTCATCCTCTTCGGCTTCGTCATCGGCCACCTCGCCGGCAACACGTTGCTGTTCGCGGGCTACGAGGCCTTCAACGGCTACGCGGCCAGCCTCAAGGGCAACCCCGCGCTCCTGTGGGGCGTGCGCAGCGTCCTCTTGGTGAGCGTCGTGGCGCACATCGCGCTCACGATGAAGCTGGCCGGGCGCAACTCGTCGGCCCGGCCGACCGCCTACAAGAAGGCACGGCAGGACCAGATCACGACGTACGCGGCGCGCACGATGGTGATCAGCGGGCCGCTGCTCTTCGCCTACATCCTCTTCCACCTCGCGCACTTCACCGTGCCGGGCCTGGACCTGGGCGGCGAGCACGACGTGGTCAACGTGTACGGCAACGTCGTGCGCGGCTTCCGCGTCCCGTGGGTGGCCGGCATCTACATCTTCGCCAACATCCTCCTCGGCCTGCACCTCTTCCACGGCGCGTGGAGCGCGCTGCAGAGCCTCGGCGCCAACCACCCGAAGTACAACCCGCTCCGCAAGCGGCTCGCGATCGGGTTCGCGCTCGTCGTGGCGGGCGGCAACATCTTCATCCCGGTCGCGGTGATGACGCGCGTCGTCGGCGACGACGAGCAGCTGGCCGCGAGCGACATGCACCCGCTGGGCGCGCCAGAGCCTCAGGACCCGCCTCTCCCGGCCGCCGACTGA
- a CDS encoding fumarate reductase/succinate dehydrogenase flavoprotein subunit has translation MKLESHAPTGDIEKRWDQHRFDMKLVNPANKRKFNVIVVGTGLAGASAAATLAELGYNVKAYCYQDSPRRAHSIAAQGGINAAKNYQNDGDSVYRLFYDTVKGGDFRSRESNVYRLAQVSVNIIDQAVAQGVPFAREYGGLLDNRSFGGAQVSRTFYARGQTGQQLLLGAYSALSKMIATGSVKMYSRHEMLDVIVEDNRARGIVVRNLDNGKIEAHTADAVCLCTGGYGNVFYLSTNAKGCNVTAGWRAHKKGALFANPCFTQIHPTCIPPSGDYQSKLTLMSESLRNDGRVWVPKDPANAEKKPSSIPESERDYYLERIYPSFGNLVPRDIASRAAKKMCDEGKGVGPYVGDQRRGVYLDFADAIKRDGEARIMEKYGNLFEMYERITGDDPRETPMRIYPATHYTMGGVWVDYNLQSTIEGLFVLGEANFSDHGANRLGASALMQGLADGYFVIPYTMGNYLARAGNNDKKEDSTVAKSTVKDVESRVQSLIDKGAKGTHTPDHYHRRLGHIMYDKCGMSRNEAGLKEGLEEVRSLREEFDANVKVLGSGAELNTMLEKAGRVSDFLELAELMHVDALDRDESCGAHFREEHVREDGEAKRDDEDYAYVAAWEHTGVGKAPKLHKEELDFEYVKLTQRSYK, from the coding sequence ATGAAGCTCGAGAGTCACGCCCCGACCGGCGACATCGAAAAGCGTTGGGACCAGCACCGCTTCGACATGAAGCTGGTGAACCCGGCCAACAAGCGGAAGTTCAACGTCATCGTCGTCGGCACCGGCCTCGCCGGCGCGTCGGCCGCGGCGACCCTCGCCGAGCTCGGCTACAACGTCAAGGCGTACTGCTACCAGGACAGCCCCCGGCGCGCGCACAGCATCGCCGCGCAGGGCGGCATCAACGCCGCGAAGAACTACCAGAACGACGGCGACAGCGTCTATCGCCTCTTCTACGACACCGTGAAGGGCGGCGACTTCCGGTCCCGCGAGAGCAACGTCTACCGGCTGGCCCAGGTCAGCGTGAACATCATCGACCAGGCCGTCGCGCAGGGCGTCCCCTTCGCCCGCGAGTACGGCGGCCTCCTCGACAACCGCTCGTTCGGTGGCGCCCAGGTCAGCCGCACCTTCTACGCCCGCGGCCAGACGGGCCAGCAGCTCCTGCTCGGCGCCTACTCCGCGCTCAGCAAGATGATCGCGACCGGCAGCGTCAAGATGTACTCGCGCCACGAGATGCTCGACGTCATCGTCGAGGACAACCGCGCGCGCGGCATCGTGGTCCGCAACCTCGACAACGGGAAGATCGAGGCCCACACGGCGGACGCGGTATGCCTGTGCACGGGCGGCTACGGGAACGTCTTCTACCTCTCGACCAACGCCAAGGGCTGCAACGTCACGGCCGGCTGGCGCGCGCACAAGAAGGGCGCGCTCTTCGCCAACCCGTGCTTCACGCAGATCCACCCGACCTGCATCCCGCCGAGCGGCGACTACCAGTCCAAGCTCACCCTGATGAGCGAGTCGCTCCGCAACGACGGCCGCGTCTGGGTCCCGAAGGACCCGGCGAACGCGGAGAAGAAGCCGAGCTCCATCCCCGAGTCCGAGCGCGACTACTACCTCGAGCGCATCTACCCGTCCTTCGGCAACCTCGTGCCGCGCGACATCGCGAGCCGAGCCGCCAAGAAGATGTGCGACGAGGGCAAGGGCGTCGGCCCCTACGTCGGCGACCAGCGCCGGGGCGTCTACCTCGACTTCGCCGACGCCATCAAGCGCGACGGCGAAGCGCGCATCATGGAGAAGTACGGCAACCTCTTCGAGATGTACGAGCGCATCACGGGCGACGACCCGCGCGAGACGCCGATGCGCATCTACCCCGCCACCCACTACACGATGGGCGGCGTCTGGGTGGACTACAACCTGCAGAGCACCATCGAGGGGCTCTTCGTGCTCGGCGAGGCGAATTTCTCCGACCACGGCGCCAACCGCCTCGGGGCGAGCGCGCTGATGCAGGGCCTCGCCGACGGCTACTTCGTCATCCCCTACACGATGGGCAACTACCTCGCCCGCGCCGGGAACAACGACAAGAAGGAAGACTCCACCGTCGCCAAGAGCACGGTGAAGGACGTCGAGTCGAGGGTGCAGAGCCTCATCGACAAGGGCGCCAAGGGCACCCACACGCCGGACCACTACCACCGCCGCCTCGGCCACATCATGTACGACAAGTGCGGCATGAGCCGGAACGAGGCGGGCCTGAAGGAGGGCCTCGAGGAGGTCCGCTCGCTGCGCGAGGAGTTCGACGCCAACGTCAAGGTGCTCGGCTCGGGCGCGGAGCTGAACACCATGCTCGAGAAGGCGGGCCGCGTGTCCGACTTCCTCGAGCTCGCCGAGCTGATGCACGTCGACGCGCTCGATCGCGACGAGAGCTGCGGCGCCCACTTCCGCGAGGAGCACGTCCGAGAGGACGGCGAGGCCAAGCGGGACGACGAAGACTACGCCTACGTGGCGGCCTGGGAGCACACCGGGGTGGGCAAGGCGCCCAAGCTCCACAAGGAAGAGCTCGACTTCGAGTACGTCAAGCTCACCCAGCGCTCCTACAAGTGA
- a CDS encoding succinate dehydrogenase/fumarate reductase iron-sulfur subunit — MSDINLKLHVWRQENRDAAGKFEDYSKYAEGISTHASFLEMLDVVNERLAEEGIRPIVFDHDCREGICGSCGAVINGLPHGPQKLTTTCQLHMRQFKNGDEIWVEPFRAGAFPIIRDLMVDRGKFDTIIQAGGFISIRTGSAPDANEIAIPKETSDGAFDAATCIGCGACVAACPNASASLFLSAKIAHLNLLPQGQPERYKRTREMVQAHDEAGFGGCTNHKECEAACPKGISTDWIAKMNRDLLVATITGKDGKFA; from the coding sequence ATGTCGGACATCAACCTGAAGCTTCACGTCTGGCGGCAAGAGAACCGCGACGCCGCTGGCAAGTTCGAGGACTACTCGAAGTACGCCGAGGGCATCAGCACCCACGCGTCGTTCCTCGAGATGCTCGACGTGGTGAACGAGCGGCTCGCCGAAGAGGGCATCCGCCCCATCGTCTTCGACCACGACTGCCGCGAGGGCATCTGCGGCTCCTGCGGCGCGGTCATCAACGGCCTCCCGCACGGCCCACAGAAGCTGACCACGACGTGTCAGCTGCACATGCGACAGTTCAAGAACGGCGACGAGATCTGGGTCGAGCCGTTCCGGGCCGGCGCCTTCCCCATCATCCGCGACCTCATGGTCGACCGCGGGAAGTTCGACACCATCATCCAGGCCGGCGGCTTCATCTCGATCCGCACCGGCAGCGCGCCGGACGCCAACGAGATCGCCATCCCGAAGGAGACCTCGGACGGCGCCTTCGACGCGGCGACCTGCATCGGCTGCGGCGCCTGCGTGGCCGCCTGCCCGAACGCCTCCGCGAGCCTCTTCCTCAGCGCGAAGATCGCGCACCTCAACCTGCTCCCGCAGGGCCAGCCCGAGCGCTACAAGCGCACGCGCGAGATGGTCCAGGCGCACGACGAGGCGGGCTTCGGCGGCTGCACCAACCACAAGGAGTGCGAGGCGGCGTGCCCGAAGGGCATCAGCACCGACTGGATCGCCAAGATGAACCGCGACTTGCTCGTCGCGACGATCACGGGCAAAGACGGCAAGTTCGCCTGA
- a CDS encoding DedA family protein — translation MDELLDWLQQSEGPLAYVVIGLASLVEYVFPPFPGDTVSLFAVVLAATAGYSVVWVYAALNVGAVAGGMGAYYAGRWIGRRRVEHRPRFLRSQQARKALDAVLARFDRHGAAYLALNRFVPALRAFFFLAAGMTGMNPWKVALWGGLSACAWNGILLGVGWVLGANFEQLESWVETYSAVAIGVVVLIVAVGAWRWWRAARQDAAEGD, via the coding sequence ATGGACGAACTGCTCGACTGGCTCCAGCAGAGTGAGGGACCGCTCGCCTACGTGGTGATCGGCCTGGCGAGCCTCGTCGAGTACGTCTTCCCACCCTTTCCCGGCGACACGGTCTCGCTCTTCGCGGTCGTGCTGGCGGCGACGGCGGGCTACTCCGTGGTCTGGGTGTACGCCGCGCTCAACGTCGGGGCTGTCGCGGGGGGCATGGGTGCCTACTACGCCGGGCGCTGGATCGGGCGCCGCCGCGTCGAGCACCGCCCGCGCTTCCTCCGCAGTCAGCAGGCGCGCAAGGCGCTCGACGCCGTGCTCGCGCGCTTCGACCGACACGGCGCCGCCTACCTCGCGCTCAACCGCTTCGTGCCCGCGCTCCGCGCCTTCTTCTTCCTCGCGGCGGGCATGACGGGCATGAACCCGTGGAAGGTCGCCCTCTGGGGCGGGCTGAGCGCGTGCGCGTGGAACGGCATCCTGCTCGGCGTCGGCTGGGTCCTCGGCGCGAACTTCGAGCAGCTCGAGAGCTGGGTCGAGACCTACAGCGCGGTCGCCATCGGGGTCGTGGTGCTGATCGTGGCCGTCGGCGCGTGGCGATGGTGGCGGGCCGCCCGGCAGGACGCGGCCGAGGGGGACTGA